Proteins from a genomic interval of Lolium perenne isolate Kyuss_39 chromosome 1, Kyuss_2.0, whole genome shotgun sequence:
- the LOC127317163 gene encoding histone H2B.1-like: protein MAPKAEKKPAAKKPVEEEPAAEPAAKAPAAKKPKAGKSLPAGKTAAKEGGEKRGRKKGKKSVETYKIYIFKVLKQVHPDIGISSKAMSIMNSFINDIFEKLAGEAAKLARYNKKPTITSREIQTSVRLVLPGELAKHAVSEGTKAVTKFTSS from the coding sequence ATGGCGCCCAAGGCCGAGAAGAAGCCGGCGGCCAAGAAGCCCGTCGAGGAGGAGCCGGCGGCGGAGCCAGCGGCGAAGGCGCCTGCTGCGAAGAAGCCCAAGGCCGGGAAGAGCCTCCCGGCGGGCAAGACCGCCGCCAAGGAGGGCGGCGAGAAGAGGGGCcgcaagaagggcaagaagagcgTCGAGACCTACAAGATCTACATCTTCAAGGTGCTCAAGCAGGTTCACCCCGACATCGGCATCTCCTCCAAGGCCATGTCCATCATGAACTCCTTcatcaacgacatcttcgagaaacttgcCGGCGAGGCTGCCAAGCTCGCCCGCTACAACAAGAAGCccaccatcacctccagggagatCCAGACCTCCGTCCGCCTCGTCCTCCCCGGCGAGCTCGCCAAGCACGCCGTCTCTGAGGGCACCAAGGCTGTCACCAAGTTCACCTCATCTTAG